In one Brevibacterium sp. CBA3109 genomic region, the following are encoded:
- the dcd gene encoding dCTP deaminase, whose protein sequence is MTLLSDRDIRAELDSGRIALDPYDPSLIQPASVDVCLDRYFRLFDNHKYPVIDPSLDQPELTRFVEAAPGEPFVLHPGEFVLAATHELVTLPDDVAARLEGKSSLGRLGLLTHSTAGFIDPGFNGHVTLELSNVATLPITLWPGMKIGQLCFFRLSSAALNPYGSQATGNRYQGQQGPTASRSHLNFYRRDV, encoded by the coding sequence GTGACTCTCCTTTCCGATCGCGACATTCGCGCCGAGCTCGACTCCGGACGCATCGCCCTCGACCCCTACGACCCTTCTCTGATCCAGCCCGCCAGTGTCGATGTGTGTCTGGACCGCTATTTCCGTCTGTTCGACAACCACAAATACCCGGTCATCGACCCGAGTCTCGATCAGCCCGAACTCACCCGCTTCGTCGAGGCGGCTCCGGGAGAGCCGTTCGTGCTGCATCCGGGCGAATTCGTGCTCGCCGCCACGCACGAACTCGTCACCCTGCCCGATGATGTGGCCGCGCGGTTGGAAGGCAAGTCATCACTGGGACGCCTCGGGCTGCTGACCCACTCCACGGCCGGTTTCATCGATCCCGGGTTCAACGGTCACGTGACACTGGAACTGTCGAACGTCGCGACTCTGCCCATCACTCTGTGGCCGGGAATGAAGATCGGCCAGCTCTGCTTCTTCCGTCTCAGCTCGGCTGCCCTCAACCCCTACGGCTCGCAGGCCACCGGCAATCGCTATCAGGGCCAACAGGGCCCCACCGCCTCCCGTTCGCATCTCAATTTCTATCGGAGGGACGTGTGA
- a CDS encoding LPXTG cell wall anchor domain-containing protein, translating to MPAGPLCAYDDAQQSPDPDSKVPDSSDPQATLSDAQVTRADIADRKEGIGFSGTGFTADNKATVTVVGTDGSKYSPETKLTVDDKGKVSGTYFFSVTDNAKVPAGNYSLYLTDEKTEKDSSKVSFEVVPTASDIDEDAKGPDCTPATGPAPAPSETKTEEPSETATSTPTKTKTEEPSGDPTDSKQARKPAAPKPDDNDKKSDDKADTSADTSGSKDSNKKSDDKADTSADTSGSKDSNKKSDDKADTSADTSGSKDSNKKSDDKADTSADTSGSKDSNKKSDDKADTSADTSGSKDSNKKSDDKADTSADTSGSKDSNKKSDDKADTSADTSGSKDTNKKSDDKADTSADTSGSKDTNKKSDDKADTSADTSGSKDTSDSAGTTDETPESNTPEATAPTSPGTDEGEKKGATTATQALIIDPTEISSEDFLSEGIKLGITGAQPGEKITITVEHAQGKVDRYTMTKEADSEGKATFGVQAKVKAVLGTYNVRAQAESFDRPQGGSFTVVTNGTSVDEGGESGSDLPRTGTEMTGLALGVGLLVVGAAAVVITRRRMTASDDPAEF from the coding sequence GTGCCGGCAGGCCCACTCTGTGCGTATGATGACGCGCAGCAATCACCCGACCCCGATTCCAAGGTTCCCGACAGCTCGGACCCGCAGGCGACACTGTCTGATGCACAGGTGACCCGGGCCGACATCGCGGATCGCAAGGAGGGCATCGGGTTCTCCGGCACCGGGTTCACCGCCGACAACAAGGCGACCGTCACGGTCGTCGGCACCGATGGGTCCAAGTACTCGCCGGAGACCAAGCTGACCGTCGACGATAAGGGCAAGGTGTCGGGCACCTACTTCTTCTCTGTCACGGACAACGCCAAGGTCCCTGCGGGCAACTACTCGCTCTACCTCACCGATGAGAAGACCGAGAAGGACTCCTCGAAGGTCTCCTTCGAGGTCGTGCCCACTGCCTCGGACATCGATGAAGACGCCAAGGGCCCCGATTGCACCCCTGCAACCGGACCGGCCCCAGCGCCATCCGAGACCAAGACCGAGGAGCCGTCTGAGACCGCCACCTCGACTCCGACCAAGACCAAGACGGAAGAGCCGAGCGGGGACCCCACAGATTCCAAGCAAGCTCGGAAGCCCGCTGCTCCGAAGCCGGACGACAACGACAAAAAGTCTGACGACAAAGCGGACACATCCGCAGACACTTCAGGCTCCAAAGACTCCAACAAAAAGTCTGACGACAAAGCAGACACATCCGCAGACACTTCAGGCTCCAAAGACTCCAACAAAAAGTCTGACGACAAAGCAGACACATCCGCAGACACTTCAGGCTCCAAAGACTCCAACAAAAAGTCTGACGACAAAGCAGACACATCCGCAGACACTTCAGGCTCCAAAGACTCCAACAAAAAGTCTGACGACAAAGCAGACACATCCGCAGACACTTCAGGCTCCAAAGACTCCAACAAAAAGTCTGACGACAAAGCAGACACATCCGCAGACACTTCAGGCTCCAAAGACTCCAACAAAAAGTCTGACGACAAAGCAGACACATCCGCAGACACTTCAGGCTCCAAAGACACCAACAAAAAGTCTGACGACAAAGCAGACACATCCGCAGACACTTCAGGCTCCAAAGACACCAACAAAAAGTCTGACGACAAAGCAGACACATCCGCAGACACTTCAGGCTCCAAAGACACCAGCGATTCCGCGGGCACGACCGACGAGACTCCCGAGTCGAACACCCCGGAGGCAACCGCTCCGACCAGCCCAGGCACCGATGAAGGTGAGAAGAAAGGCGCGACCACTGCGACCCAGGCACTCATCATCGATCCGACCGAGATCAGCTCCGAGGACTTCCTCAGCGAGGGTATCAAGCTCGGCATCACCGGCGCTCAGCCCGGTGAGAAGATCACGATCACGGTCGAACATGCTCAGGGCAAGGTCGATCGCTACACGATGACCAAGGAAGCCGACTCTGAGGGCAAGGCGACGTTCGGCGTGCAGGCGAAGGTCAAGGCTGTGCTGGGAACGTACAATGTGCGGGCCCAGGCCGAGAGCTTTGACAGGCCACAAGGCGGCAGCTTCACCGTCGTCACCAACGGCACCTCCGTCGATGAGGGCGGAGAGAGCGGCAGTGACCTGCCCCGCACCGGTACCGAAATGACCGGATTGGCGCTCGGCGTCGGACTCCTCGTTGTGGGTGCCGCAGCTGTCGTCATCACTCGTCGGCGGATGACCGCCTCCGACGATCCTGCGGAGTTCTAA
- a CDS encoding ABC transporter, producing MGSADSTTEVVLSVAARSDVAPPPQFPTGLRAGLTRVRRWVRAYLRKANAGSGEAALALACTEFGIKPELLGRRLGELDASERAKLGLAVAWASGSTWLTFIDPFASVPGHARAGLRGRLADLAAAHGRGIVFTSNTLTDFTVAEAGVADIEKGELVAFGTLEQVVTEPRGSLPAELSGVNVYSGLARKGWLSIGHSAVKARTELDGKVFVTLGWRSALLSLDEHDAAFTSATVFEAIVIGLRDRGSCLQAKLSPVDTEMGLALDVDLADLAGVCGGESGFGVLHPSLGESIAALRAAVKVGTHVFVEVDTSALHAYPVE from the coding sequence ATGGGCAGCGCGGACAGCACCACTGAGGTGGTGCTGTCCGTTGCTGCGCGCTCCGACGTCGCACCTCCACCGCAGTTCCCGACCGGACTCCGTGCGGGCCTCACGCGTGTGCGCAGGTGGGTCAGAGCATATCTTCGCAAGGCCAATGCCGGATCTGGGGAGGCGGCATTGGCTCTGGCGTGCACGGAGTTCGGGATCAAACCCGAACTGCTGGGGCGCCGGCTCGGCGAACTCGATGCCAGTGAGCGTGCGAAACTCGGCCTGGCCGTGGCATGGGCGAGCGGCTCAACGTGGCTGACCTTCATCGACCCCTTCGCATCCGTTCCCGGCCATGCGCGGGCAGGCCTGCGCGGTCGTCTGGCCGACCTGGCCGCCGCACACGGCCGTGGAATCGTCTTCACCTCGAATACGCTGACCGATTTCACCGTCGCCGAGGCGGGGGTGGCCGATATCGAAAAAGGCGAGCTCGTCGCTTTCGGCACACTGGAACAGGTCGTCACGGAGCCCAGGGGCTCGCTGCCTGCCGAGCTCAGCGGGGTCAACGTCTATTCCGGGCTGGCGCGCAAGGGCTGGTTGTCGATCGGCCACTCTGCGGTGAAGGCTCGGACCGAACTCGACGGGAAGGTCTTCGTCACCCTCGGGTGGCGCAGTGCGCTCCTGTCATTGGACGAACACGACGCGGCGTTCACCTCGGCGACGGTGTTCGAAGCCATCGTCATCGGACTGCGCGATCGTGGTTCCTGCCTGCAGGCGAAGCTATCACCGGTGGACACGGAGATGGGTCTCGCCCTCGACGTGGACCTGGCCGACTTGGCCGGGGTTTGCGGGGGTGAGAGCGGATTCGGCGTGCTCCATCCCAGCCTCGGCGAGTCGATCGCCGCCCTGCGTGCCGCCGTCAAGGTCGGCACCCATGTGTTCGTCGAGGTCGATACCTCGGCACTGCACGCCTACCCGGTGGAATGA
- a CDS encoding NHL domain-containing thioredoxin family protein, with protein MNASSQESSSSAHQVKVRAPELIGRRWMNSGGKELSLADLRGKVILLDFWTFCCINCLHVLDELRPLEEKYSKELVIIGVHSPKFEFERTVEAVDQAVERYQVEHLVLDDPDLVTWQAYTARAWPTLAVIDPEGYLVATLSGEGHGAGLGEIIEGLIVEHSAKGTLHAGDGPYVPPPAPETELFYPGKVTALPSGNLLVADSGHHSLVEYDSSGQTIIRRIGTGERGADDGDFTQASFSEPGGIAVLPDDVATKAGYHLVLADTVNHTLRGINLETEAVTTIAGTGAQHMVGAIDNVVGAHGELGRYDGPGLDVKLSSPWDVLFVPSTAEVVVAMAGNHTIWSFNPETGLIRLLSGTMNEGLADGDAENAWFAQTSGLDLSSDGDVFIADSETSAIRRLDPSTGAVSTLIGEGLFDFGFRDGPAAEARLQHPLGVRSLPDGSIAIADTYNGAIRRYDFTTNEVSTLARGLREPSDIFVLEPAAPGETADPGEAADPSAVGVDAANVSEAELLIVESAAHALTRVKLPKDAQRVDEGALTSKRPSTEIASGPVAVSVSFTVPAGQKLDERWGDPTYLQVSSTPPELIVTGSGSAEGLSRGIVINPELESGVLHVTARAAACDGEPGGEIPLHAACHLYQQDWGIPVDLVADAPAELTLDLRGA; from the coding sequence ATGAACGCCAGCTCGCAGGAATCCTCAAGCTCCGCCCACCAGGTCAAGGTACGTGCACCCGAACTCATCGGCCGCCGGTGGATGAACTCCGGAGGCAAAGAACTGAGCCTGGCCGACCTGCGCGGCAAGGTGATCCTGCTCGACTTCTGGACCTTCTGCTGCATCAACTGCCTGCACGTCCTTGACGAGCTACGCCCGCTCGAGGAGAAGTACAGCAAAGAACTCGTCATCATCGGCGTCCACTCCCCGAAGTTCGAGTTCGAACGCACCGTTGAGGCCGTCGACCAGGCGGTCGAACGCTACCAGGTCGAACACCTCGTCCTCGATGACCCCGACCTCGTCACCTGGCAGGCATACACCGCCCGGGCCTGGCCCACATTGGCCGTCATCGACCCTGAGGGCTACCTGGTAGCGACCCTGTCGGGCGAAGGCCACGGCGCCGGACTCGGCGAGATCATCGAAGGCCTCATCGTAGAGCACTCGGCGAAGGGCACACTGCACGCCGGCGATGGCCCATACGTGCCACCACCAGCACCGGAGACCGAGCTCTTCTACCCCGGGAAAGTCACCGCACTGCCCTCCGGCAACCTGCTCGTCGCCGATTCGGGACACCACAGCCTCGTCGAATACGACTCCAGCGGACAGACGATCATCCGCCGCATCGGCACCGGTGAACGCGGCGCAGACGACGGCGATTTCACCCAGGCGTCCTTCAGCGAACCCGGGGGCATCGCCGTCCTTCCCGATGACGTGGCTACGAAGGCCGGGTATCACCTCGTCCTCGCCGACACCGTCAATCACACCCTGCGCGGCATCAATCTCGAGACCGAAGCTGTGACGACGATCGCCGGCACAGGTGCGCAGCACATGGTCGGCGCGATCGACAACGTGGTCGGGGCCCACGGCGAACTCGGCCGCTACGACGGTCCCGGACTCGACGTGAAGCTGTCCTCGCCGTGGGACGTCCTCTTCGTCCCTTCCACCGCCGAGGTGGTTGTGGCGATGGCGGGCAACCACACCATCTGGTCGTTCAATCCCGAAACCGGGTTGATCCGCCTGCTCTCGGGCACAATGAACGAAGGACTGGCCGACGGCGACGCTGAGAATGCGTGGTTCGCGCAGACATCGGGCCTTGACCTCAGCTCTGACGGTGACGTGTTCATCGCCGACTCTGAGACCTCCGCGATCCGTCGCCTCGACCCGAGCACCGGAGCCGTGTCCACGCTGATCGGCGAGGGGCTCTTCGACTTCGGATTCCGTGACGGTCCCGCCGCTGAGGCCAGGCTGCAGCACCCCCTGGGTGTGCGGAGCCTGCCGGACGGGTCGATCGCGATCGCCGACACCTACAACGGGGCGATCCGCCGCTACGACTTCACCACGAACGAGGTCTCGACCCTGGCCCGCGGTCTGCGCGAGCCCTCCGACATCTTCGTCCTCGAGCCGGCCGCCCCTGGCGAAACCGCCGACCCCGGCGAAGCCGCCGACCCCAGCGCCGTGGGCGTCGATGCAGCAAACGTGAGCGAAGCCGAACTCCTCATCGTCGAATCCGCCGCGCACGCCCTGACCAGAGTGAAGCTGCCCAAGGACGCCCAGCGAGTCGACGAGGGTGCGCTCACCAGCAAACGACCGTCGACCGAAATCGCCTCGGGGCCGGTGGCAGTGAGTGTGAGCTTCACCGTTCCAGCAGGTCAGAAGTTGGACGAGCGGTGGGGAGACCCCACGTATCTGCAGGTCTCGTCGACACCACCGGAGCTCATCGTGACCGGCAGCGGAAGCGCAGAGGGTCTGAGCCGGGGCATCGTCATCAACCCGGAACTCGAATCCGGGGTCCTGCACGTGACCGCACGGGCCGCCGCCTGCGACGGTGAACCCGGAGGCGAGATCCCCCTGCATGCCGCATGCCATCTGTACCAGCAGGACTGGGGCATCCCCGTCGACCTCGTCGCCGATGCACCTGCTGAGCTCACCCTCGACCTCCGCGGCGCCTAA
- a CDS encoding YggS family pyridoxal phosphate-dependent enzyme, producing MSSPGTSEPQNTPESLAPDAIASIRDNLDEVATRAATAAEVSGRTSADVKVLLATKTQPAATIRVALEHGFTLIGENKVQELVGKADDLADLDHEAHLIGPLQKNKVNHTLRHAHCIQSVDNLELATKINNRLDVLDQSMDFFVQVNTSREDSKSGIAPDEAEALISELRGHSRMRLRGLMTIGLPGRTPEEIRPSYAELRELSQKLLASGAMPAAATELSMGMSNDFELAIAEGATMVRVGSSIFGARDYS from the coding sequence ATGAGTTCCCCAGGCACATCCGAACCACAGAACACACCGGAATCATTGGCCCCGGACGCCATTGCCTCCATCAGAGACAACCTCGACGAGGTGGCCACGCGTGCAGCGACCGCCGCCGAGGTGAGCGGTCGGACGAGTGCAGATGTGAAAGTTCTGCTTGCGACCAAGACTCAACCGGCTGCGACGATTCGAGTGGCGCTCGAGCATGGGTTCACCCTCATCGGCGAGAACAAGGTACAGGAACTGGTCGGCAAGGCGGACGACCTCGCCGACCTTGACCATGAAGCCCACCTCATCGGCCCTCTGCAGAAGAACAAGGTCAACCACACGCTGCGCCATGCGCACTGCATCCAGTCCGTTGACAACCTCGAACTGGCGACGAAGATCAACAACCGCCTCGACGTCCTCGACCAGAGCATGGACTTCTTCGTCCAGGTCAACACCTCGCGCGAGGACTCGAAGTCCGGGATCGCCCCCGATGAGGCAGAGGCTCTCATCTCTGAACTCCGGGGCCACTCACGGATGCGACTGCGTGGTCTGATGACGATCGGTCTGCCCGGACGCACACCGGAAGAGATCCGCCCAAGCTACGCAGAGCTGCGCGAACTCAGTCAGAAGCTCCTCGCCTCGGGAGCCATGCCCGCTGCAGCGACCGAGCTGTCCATGGGCATGAGCAACGACTTCGAACTGGCAATCGCCGAGGGGGCGACGATGGTCCGTGTCGGCTCCAGCATCTTCGGCGCCCGCGACTACTCCTGA
- the mmsB gene encoding 3-hydroxyisobutyrate dehydrogenase, protein MSTIGWVGLGNMGRPMTANLVKAGHTVNGFDLVPEAVSAAAEHGVTAVGSIAEAVAGADIVFTMLPKGEHARTAYLEPNGVLANADTKTLLVDSSTIDFDSARALHSEAAKAGFRFVDGPVSGGVTGAEAGTLTFMLGGTDEDVAEAKSFIEPMAGNMFHAGGEAAGQAAKIVNNMMLSISLQGVVEGAVLAERFGLDPKVFYDIATVSSGDSWPLRTWYPVPGVTETAASNNAFKPGFAAALMHKDVELAVAGAETQGLDLPAAQLVHAQLQKLVDEGLEGLDTSALIRNIDPKAAGLPE, encoded by the coding sequence ATGTCGACAATTGGATGGGTCGGCCTGGGAAACATGGGTCGTCCGATGACAGCGAACCTGGTGAAGGCCGGTCACACGGTCAATGGCTTCGATCTCGTGCCAGAGGCCGTTTCCGCGGCTGCTGAACACGGTGTGACTGCCGTGGGCTCGATCGCCGAGGCGGTCGCCGGCGCCGATATCGTCTTCACAATGCTGCCCAAGGGTGAGCATGCCCGCACCGCTTACCTGGAGCCCAACGGTGTGCTGGCCAATGCCGACACGAAGACACTCCTCGTCGATTCCTCCACCATCGACTTCGACTCCGCCCGCGCCCTGCACTCCGAGGCGGCCAAGGCTGGCTTCCGCTTCGTCGATGGTCCGGTCTCCGGCGGCGTCACCGGCGCAGAAGCCGGCACGCTGACCTTCATGCTCGGCGGAACCGATGAGGATGTTGCTGAAGCGAAGTCCTTCATCGAGCCGATGGCCGGCAACATGTTCCATGCCGGTGGCGAGGCTGCCGGTCAGGCCGCCAAGATCGTCAACAACATGATGCTCTCGATCAGCCTGCAGGGCGTCGTCGAAGGTGCCGTCCTCGCCGAACGCTTCGGGCTTGACCCGAAGGTCTTCTACGACATTGCGACGGTCTCATCCGGTGACTCCTGGCCGCTGCGCACCTGGTACCCCGTGCCCGGAGTGACCGAGACCGCAGCTTCGAACAACGCGTTCAAGCCCGGCTTCGCCGCGGCGCTCATGCACAAGGACGTCGAGCTCGCCGTCGCCGGTGCTGAGACCCAGGGTCTCGACCTGCCGGCCGCGCAGCTTGTCCACGCTCAGCTGCAGAAGCTCGTTGACGAGGGCCTCGAGGGCCTCGACACCTCGGCGCTGATCAGGAACATCGACCCCAAGGCAGCAGGCCTGCCCGAGTAA
- a CDS encoding LysR family transcriptional regulator, with protein sequence MASYAPGGSGSQISPEDLLTLLAVARLGKFTAAAHSLGLNHTTVSRRIAALEKAYGERMLVASPDGWELSTAGRHLLPVAEDIESALGRIDAHASSALSGTIRLACPQAFALEFAVPALAQLQRSHPGLQFELITATQRARQYRSGVDIEVVVGRPEAPRSVAKHIRDYRLQLYASREYLQSHTTPMTLDDLAEHRLIYYIENSLQVDDLDEAGNALPRGKGFFRSTSVHAHVLATSNGVGIGILPDFLAAGNSRLVQVLPEEFSKPVSYWASVRHESLRNAGVRSVLEVL encoded by the coding sequence ATGGCTTCATATGCACCTGGCGGTTCCGGTTCGCAGATCTCTCCCGAAGATCTGCTGACGCTGCTTGCCGTGGCCCGGTTGGGCAAGTTCACGGCCGCCGCGCACAGCTTGGGCCTCAACCACACGACGGTGTCCCGACGCATCGCCGCGCTGGAGAAGGCCTACGGCGAGCGAATGCTCGTGGCCTCACCGGACGGCTGGGAGCTAAGCACTGCCGGACGCCACCTGCTGCCGGTGGCCGAGGACATCGAATCCGCACTGGGACGCATCGACGCTCACGCCAGCTCCGCCCTGTCCGGAACGATCCGCCTGGCCTGCCCGCAGGCCTTCGCGCTTGAATTCGCGGTACCGGCCCTGGCCCAGCTGCAGCGCAGCCATCCCGGTCTGCAGTTCGAGCTCATCACTGCCACCCAGCGGGCCCGACAGTACCGCTCGGGTGTCGACATCGAGGTCGTCGTCGGCAGGCCGGAGGCACCACGCAGCGTCGCGAAGCACATTCGCGACTATCGTCTCCAGCTCTACGCCTCCCGTGAATATCTGCAGTCCCACACGACGCCGATGACGCTTGACGATCTTGCCGAGCACCGGCTCATCTACTACATCGAGAACTCGCTCCAAGTCGATGACCTCGATGAGGCGGGCAATGCACTGCCGCGCGGCAAGGGGTTCTTCCGTTCCACCTCGGTGCATGCGCACGTGCTCGCCACGTCGAACGGAGTCGGGATCGGGATCCTGCCCGACTTCCTTGCTGCCGGCAACAGCCGTCTCGTGCAGGTGCTACCCGAGGAGTTCTCGAAACCGGTCTCCTACTGGGCCTCGGTCCGCCACGAATCCCTGCGCAATGCGGGGGTCCGCAGCGTCCTCGAAGTTCTCTGA
- a CDS encoding 3-hydroxybutyrate dehydrogenase produces MVDLRHKRALVTGGASGLGKAMSEAFAAAGAHVIVADVDAESAQAVAGDIGGEAWTVNLGDTSALDGVDLDVDILINNAGIQRIHPITEFPLEEWRLINTLMLEAPFVLTKSALPTMYEKGWGRVINLSSIHGLRASANKSAYVAAKHGLMGLTKTTALEAGPHGVTCNAINPGYVLTPMVKGQIADQATTNGISEDEVLERVFLDHSAVPKLAEPADIAALALFLASDAAAVINGSAHSVDGGWSAA; encoded by the coding sequence ATGGTCGATCTCAGACACAAGCGCGCCCTCGTCACAGGGGGAGCCTCCGGCCTCGGCAAGGCGATGAGCGAAGCCTTCGCCGCAGCGGGAGCACACGTCATCGTCGCCGACGTCGACGCTGAATCTGCGCAAGCAGTGGCCGGCGACATCGGGGGTGAGGCGTGGACGGTCAACCTCGGCGACACCTCGGCGCTGGATGGAGTCGATCTCGACGTCGACATCCTCATCAACAACGCCGGCATCCAGCGGATCCACCCGATCACGGAATTCCCGCTCGAGGAATGGCGACTCATCAACACCCTCATGCTCGAAGCGCCATTCGTGCTCACCAAGTCCGCGCTGCCGACGATGTATGAGAAGGGGTGGGGCCGGGTCATCAACCTCTCCTCGATCCACGGCCTGCGCGCCTCGGCGAACAAATCAGCTTACGTGGCGGCCAAGCACGGGCTCATGGGATTGACGAAGACGACTGCACTGGAAGCCGGCCCACACGGTGTGACCTGCAACGCGATCAATCCCGGCTATGTGCTCACGCCAATGGTCAAGGGCCAGATCGCCGATCAGGCGACAACGAACGGCATCAGCGAAGACGAGGTCCTCGAACGGGTCTTCCTCGATCATTCTGCGGTGCCGAAGCTCGCCGAACCTGCCGACATCGCTGCGTTGGCGCTGTTCCTGGCCAGCGACGCTGCCGCCGTGATCAACGGCAGCGCACACAGTGTCGACGGGGGCTGGTCCGCCGCCTGA
- a CDS encoding MFS transporter: protein MSSSSNAERKSIRAQLRKVVAASMAGTVVEWYEFFLYGSAATLVFNHILFPPSDDPLTPILAGFATYAVGFIARPIGGIVFGHFGDKYGRKKLLQLSIVLVGAATFLMGCLPTFDQIGPFAPILLVLLRVVQGFAVGGEWGGAVLLVAEHAPDKERGFWSSFPQSGVPLGNLLATGVLFVLTATLTDEHFLSWGWRVAFWLSAIIVLIGYYIRTRVSDAPIFEQVQAEEIEEGVDYGVKAVFKRYPREVFAAMGLRFVENIHYYIVVTFSITYLSIAVGVEANEILGLLLGAHAIHAVLVPLVGAMADRVGRKLPYGIGIVLTATWGFFAFPMYDTGNALLIFLALLLGLVFHALMYAGQPAIMSEMFPTRMRNSGVSTGYQVTAIVAGSFAPIIATALLQRFDSSVPIAVYVLIAAAISMVALLLTRETKGIDLRSLDQVDKDRRLAAKR, encoded by the coding sequence ATGAGTTCTTCGAGCAATGCCGAGAGGAAGTCGATCCGCGCACAGCTGCGCAAGGTCGTCGCCGCCTCGATGGCCGGAACCGTCGTCGAGTGGTACGAGTTCTTCCTCTACGGTTCGGCCGCCACCCTGGTGTTCAACCACATCCTGTTCCCGCCGTCGGACGACCCTCTGACGCCGATTCTGGCCGGCTTCGCCACCTACGCGGTCGGCTTCATCGCTCGCCCCATCGGCGGCATCGTCTTCGGCCACTTCGGTGACAAGTACGGACGCAAGAAGCTGCTGCAGCTGTCGATCGTCCTTGTCGGTGCAGCCACGTTCCTCATGGGATGTCTGCCGACCTTCGACCAGATCGGGCCCTTCGCTCCGATCCTCCTCGTCCTGCTGCGCGTTGTTCAAGGCTTCGCCGTCGGCGGCGAATGGGGCGGAGCGGTTCTCCTCGTCGCCGAACACGCACCGGACAAGGAGCGCGGCTTCTGGTCGTCCTTCCCCCAGTCGGGCGTGCCCCTGGGCAACCTGTTGGCAACAGGCGTTCTCTTCGTACTCACCGCGACCCTGACCGACGAGCACTTCCTGTCCTGGGGCTGGCGTGTGGCCTTCTGGCTCTCAGCCATCATCGTCCTCATCGGCTACTACATCCGCACCCGTGTCTCCGACGCTCCGATCTTCGAACAGGTCCAGGCTGAAGAGATCGAAGAAGGCGTGGACTACGGAGTCAAGGCCGTCTTCAAGCGCTACCCGCGTGAGGTCTTCGCCGCGATGGGACTGCGGTTCGTGGAGAACATCCACTACTACATCGTCGTCACGTTCTCGATCACATATCTGTCGATCGCAGTCGGGGTCGAGGCGAATGAGATTCTGGGGCTCCTGCTCGGAGCTCACGCAATCCATGCCGTACTCGTGCCGCTGGTCGGCGCGATGGCGGACAGGGTCGGACGCAAGCTGCCCTATGGCATCGGCATCGTGCTCACCGCTACGTGGGGCTTCTTCGCCTTCCCGATGTACGACACCGGCAACGCTCTGCTGATCTTCTTGGCGCTGCTGCTGGGCCTCGTCTTCCACGCCCTGATGTATGCCGGTCAGCCGGCCATCATGTCGGAGATGTTCCCGACCCGCATGCGCAACTCCGGTGTATCTACGGGTTATCAGGTCACGGCAATCGTGGCGGGCTCGTTCGCGCCGATCATCGCCACAGCACTGCTGCAGCGCTTCGACTCCTCGGTGCCGATCGCGGTCTACGTTCTGATCGCCGCTGCGATTTCGATGGTCGCACTCCTGCTCACCCGGGAGACCAAAGGCATCGATCTGCGTTCACTCGACCAGGTGGACAAGGACCGTCGCCTCGCGGCGAAGCGCTGA